Proteins from one Mucilaginibacter jinjuensis genomic window:
- a CDS encoding porin family protein produces MKKHFFVAIVLFFIAGSVSAQYYQPRPRPRAHNRQETYNDNFRPAFSIIGGINVANVIQGHGDYAYGTGTKIGANIGVGMDLPIIYPLSFAPEVLYSQKGYTSVTSYGEYKQRTDYIDVPLLAKIHVVPGFNILFGPQISFLVSTTNTFDNGYSQSTQQYYNNSSNGYNKTMIDGVAGVSFDLSRNVELRARYTIDFNEINNNGDVYVPNYRNQAWQFGLGFRF; encoded by the coding sequence ATGAAAAAACACTTCTTCGTTGCAATAGTCCTGTTTTTTATAGCAGGATCGGTTAGCGCCCAGTATTACCAGCCCCGCCCAAGGCCAAGAGCCCACAATCGCCAGGAAACTTATAATGATAATTTTCGCCCGGCATTTAGCATTATAGGCGGTATTAACGTGGCTAATGTTATTCAGGGCCACGGCGATTACGCGTATGGTACCGGCACTAAAATTGGCGCTAACATTGGTGTTGGAATGGATTTGCCTATCATTTACCCCTTATCTTTTGCCCCTGAGGTTCTGTATTCGCAAAAAGGATATACTTCGGTAACTTCTTATGGTGAGTATAAACAACGTACTGATTATATTGATGTACCCCTGCTGGCTAAGATCCACGTTGTACCGGGCTTTAATATCTTGTTCGGTCCGCAAATCTCATTCCTGGTATCAACAACCAATACTTTTGATAATGGTTATTCGCAATCAACGCAGCAGTACTATAACAACAGCAGCAATGGTTACAATAAAACCATGATTGATGGTGTGGCCGGTGTAAGTTTTGACCTAAGCCGTAATGTTGAATTACGTGCCCGTTACACTATCGACTTTAATGAGATTAACAATAATGGCGATGTTTATGTACCAAACTATCGCAATCAGGCATGGCAGTTTGGCTTAGGCTTCAGATTCTAA